A genomic window from Flavobacterium johnsoniae includes:
- a CDS encoding helix-turn-helix transcriptional regulator, giving the protein MKTIEHYYSADLNWVENFAAQLGGKVEGNFITASEDIQTGIRYFLECQEGIIAYYIDVEYKKNLHLIQKNIDKDFIGYYYNLTDGEATVSTHNFIYNVSRWQYNLSVIDGTLDSEYNVKRGSKTFALLIFIKKGIIESYIREHNINLPDVKQLIDPTKNTVIRFDRMSNESFHLLHDLRKLKVGGPVFDLNLVGTVHLLISNYLKKISKNRIIMQTVNQQDLNTIISIQIYMIENIMHHFPSIKSLSEKANMSESKFKNLFLKITGNTPNVFFMENKLLRAKEMLQEKQLTISEISDKLNFTNNSYFASKFKEHFGMSPKTFVKEL; this is encoded by the coding sequence TTGAAAACAATCGAACATTATTACAGCGCAGATTTAAATTGGGTTGAAAATTTTGCGGCCCAGCTAGGAGGAAAAGTTGAAGGCAATTTCATTACTGCTTCTGAAGATATTCAGACAGGAATACGCTATTTTTTAGAATGCCAAGAAGGAATCATTGCTTATTATATTGATGTTGAATACAAAAAGAACCTTCATCTTATCCAAAAAAATATTGATAAAGATTTTATTGGTTATTACTACAATCTTACAGACGGAGAAGCCACAGTTTCAACACATAATTTCATTTATAATGTAAGCCGCTGGCAATATAATTTATCCGTAATAGACGGAACTTTAGATTCAGAATACAACGTTAAAAGAGGAAGTAAAACTTTTGCTTTACTAATATTTATAAAAAAAGGAATAATTGAATCTTACATTAGAGAACATAATATAAATCTGCCTGATGTAAAACAATTGATTGATCCTACGAAAAATACTGTTATACGCTTTGACAGAATGAGCAACGAGAGTTTTCATTTACTGCACGATCTTCGAAAATTAAAAGTCGGAGGTCCTGTATTTGATTTAAATTTAGTTGGCACCGTTCATCTTTTAATTTCAAATTATCTTAAAAAGATTTCGAAAAATCGTATTATAATGCAAACGGTTAACCAGCAGGATTTAAATACAATTATTTCAATTCAAATTTATATGATTGAGAACATTATGCATCATTTTCCTAGTATTAAGTCATTATCAGAAAAGGCGAATATGTCTGAATCAAAATTCAAAAATCTTTTTCTCAAGATTACCGGAAATACACCAAACGTTTTCTTTATGGAAAACAAACTACTGCGTGCCAAGGAGATGCTGCAAGAGAAGCAACTAACAATTTCTGAAATATCCGACAAGCTTAATTTTACAAATAATTCTTATTTCGCTTCAAAATTTAAAGAACACTTTGGAATGTCTCCCAAAACATTTGTAAAAGAATTATAA
- a CDS encoding helix-turn-helix domain-containing protein, which translates to MKKIFHYYSLDTEWLYKFAEQVDSKVVDNSTIVFPKEIGKGHCYFTQITTGVSVFFIDINLENPIKICRQSSENELYIFHYDLSEHVNLIKINNKDYEIGSYDKLDLAIIDNQIESSYKPALNERTFALRILVDKKLLTDFINKFKKKEYKSPPKGESEKQVFYHYGNIDSNSALLIQSLKTVSIYDLSFESFLKGISLKLLGNFFNRFYEVENKSKLTDIESNALNKTRDYLLDNIHGPFPSLIFLAAMAGMSETRYKAKFKECFNITPKNFFIEQKMIRAKELLQSGKYNSLTEIVYELNYTKLSYFTSKYFELFNRRPIDDFIKNRT; encoded by the coding sequence ATGAAAAAGATATTTCATTACTACAGTTTAGATACTGAATGGTTATATAAGTTTGCAGAACAAGTTGACAGCAAAGTAGTAGATAATTCTACGATAGTTTTTCCAAAAGAAATTGGCAAAGGACATTGCTATTTTACACAAATAACAACTGGAGTTTCTGTTTTTTTTATTGATATTAACTTAGAAAATCCCATAAAGATATGCAGGCAATCGTCTGAAAATGAATTGTATATTTTTCATTACGATTTAAGCGAACATGTTAATTTAATTAAAATCAATAATAAAGATTATGAAATTGGCTCTTATGACAAACTTGATCTGGCTATTATTGACAATCAAATTGAAAGTTCTTATAAACCGGCTCTAAATGAGCGAACATTTGCATTGCGCATACTTGTTGATAAAAAACTGTTAACTGATTTTATAAATAAATTTAAAAAGAAAGAATATAAAAGTCCGCCAAAAGGAGAATCTGAAAAACAGGTTTTTTATCACTATGGCAACATCGATAGTAATAGCGCCTTACTTATTCAATCTCTTAAAACAGTTTCTATTTATGACTTATCATTTGAATCTTTTCTAAAAGGGATTTCACTCAAATTGTTAGGTAATTTTTTTAATCGTTTTTACGAAGTTGAAAATAAAAGCAAATTAACTGATATTGAAAGTAATGCTCTAAACAAAACTCGTGATTATTTATTAGATAACATACATGGACCATTTCCTTCGCTAATTTTTTTGGCGGCAATGGCAGGAATGTCTGAAACAAGATATAAAGCAAAATTCAAGGAATGTTTCAATATTACACCAAAAAACTTTTTTATTGAACAAAAAATGATACGTGCAAAAGAACTTCTGCAAAGTGGAAAATATAATTCTCTAACTGAAATAGTTTATGAACTAAACTACACAAAATTAAGTTACTTTACCTCAAAATACTTCGAACTTTTTAATAGAAGACCTATTGATGATTTTATAAAAAACAGAACATAA
- a CDS encoding M16 family metallopeptidase yields the protein MKKYIFLGYCSLAFCTLISAQNKSVNFKKIKELGGIEEYLYQPNGMSVLLLQDNASPVATVQIVYRVGSKHEVLGNTGSTHLLEHLMFKGTPTFNKKNGNTITDVLQNTGAQLNATTWYDRTNYFETLPSDKIELAIQIEADRMRNSLLTKEDKEAEMTVVRNEFERGENNPNSLLDKEIWASAYIAHPYHHSTIGWKSDIEKAPIEVLKNFYNTYYWPDNATLTIIGDFRKENVFELIEKYFGKITKAPHAMPQPYTEEPQQYGPRKITVRKPGELGVINKAYKIPGALHEDLPALGILAQIIGNGPSAILNKTFVDTRLGIYSYASATDFKEVGLFTIGVGFPTTSKHEDIDAKISEVVAKIQKEGVTQDEVNRVVAKISAQTILARDGSGVIASALNEAIAAGDWTDYITGVDRLKKVTPADVLRVANKYLVEDQSTTGYFIPKQSSPQNKDTAKANNFIEENGPFYYRHPENDHSHEESPAAISLEGKNNPETAFDDTAIEKSASAFKREKVSGIDVVSVKTSAKDFVTVAASISLGNYASETKNDIIPALTASMLSKGTTLNDKFKFSEKLQKLGVNLNVNASTFKINIGFKCLKKDLDQVIALLAEELKNPLFDAKEFENLKQQFIGNTQQSLNDPGERGDIALSQAIYPKTNPNYSLSVEDNIENIKKATLEEVKAFHKKYFGTASMRLVIVGDTDGANLNASLKKSFKNWNGGVTEKLKFEEASKSDSKTEVVTIPEKPSAELYIGQFTGLKRADADYIPFYIGNYTLGAGFAGRLMQTVRDNDGLTYNISSGLGGNIETGGYWFVNASFNPNLFQKGLDATMVQVDKWVKEGITASELENKKTNLIGSFKVGMSTTNGMARTILNFIERGLEPNYIEQYPNDIQKATLQQVNDAIKKYVKLDKMIIIKSGSLDKDGNPLK from the coding sequence ATGAAAAAATACATCTTTTTGGGTTACTGCTCGCTTGCATTCTGCACCCTAATTTCAGCGCAGAACAAATCGGTTAATTTTAAGAAAATCAAAGAACTGGGCGGAATCGAAGAATATCTGTACCAGCCAAACGGAATGAGCGTTCTGCTTCTGCAGGACAATGCTTCTCCTGTTGCAACGGTGCAGATTGTATATCGCGTGGGTTCTAAACATGAAGTATTGGGAAACACGGGATCGACGCATCTTTTGGAACATTTGATGTTTAAGGGAACTCCAACTTTCAACAAAAAAAATGGAAATACAATTACGGACGTTCTTCAGAATACCGGAGCGCAACTGAATGCCACAACCTGGTATGATAGAACCAATTATTTTGAAACGCTTCCGAGCGATAAAATCGAATTGGCAATCCAGATTGAAGCCGACAGAATGAGAAATTCTCTTTTAACTAAAGAAGATAAAGAAGCAGAAATGACGGTAGTCCGCAACGAATTTGAACGTGGCGAAAATAATCCGAATAGTCTGTTGGATAAAGAAATCTGGGCTTCGGCTTATATTGCTCATCCATATCACCATTCTACAATTGGGTGGAAATCTGATATCGAAAAAGCGCCGATTGAGGTTTTGAAGAATTTCTACAATACCTATTATTGGCCAGATAACGCAACGCTGACCATTATCGGAGATTTCAGAAAAGAGAACGTTTTTGAACTGATCGAAAAGTATTTCGGAAAAATCACCAAAGCACCGCACGCAATGCCGCAGCCTTACACGGAAGAGCCTCAGCAATATGGTCCGCGTAAAATTACAGTTAGAAAACCTGGAGAACTTGGTGTTATAAACAAAGCGTATAAAATTCCTGGAGCGTTGCACGAAGATCTTCCTGCTTTAGGAATTCTAGCTCAAATTATCGGAAATGGACCTTCTGCAATTCTGAACAAAACTTTTGTTGACACCCGTTTAGGAATTTATTCATACGCAAGTGCAACAGACTTTAAAGAAGTTGGATTATTTACAATCGGGGTTGGATTTCCGACGACTTCAAAACACGAAGATATTGATGCGAAAATCAGCGAAGTTGTGGCGAAAATCCAAAAAGAAGGCGTAACCCAAGATGAGGTAAACCGCGTTGTGGCAAAAATCAGCGCCCAAACGATTTTGGCTCGCGATGGTTCCGGAGTAATTGCATCGGCATTAAACGAAGCGATTGCTGCGGGCGATTGGACAGATTATATTACAGGAGTTGACCGTTTGAAAAAAGTAACTCCAGCCGATGTTCTGCGTGTAGCCAATAAATATCTGGTTGAAGACCAGAGCACAACAGGATATTTTATTCCGAAACAGTCTAGTCCTCAAAATAAAGACACAGCCAAAGCAAATAATTTTATCGAAGAAAACGGTCCGTTTTACTACAGACATCCAGAAAATGATCATTCGCATGAAGAAAGTCCGGCAGCTATTTCTTTAGAAGGAAAAAATAATCCAGAAACAGCTTTTGATGATACTGCAATTGAAAAATCGGCATCGGCTTTTAAAAGAGAAAAAGTTTCAGGAATTGATGTGGTTTCCGTGAAAACTTCGGCAAAAGATTTTGTGACTGTTGCAGCGAGCATTTCATTAGGAAATTATGCAAGCGAAACTAAAAATGACATTATTCCTGCTTTAACGGCTTCAATGCTTTCAAAAGGAACAACGCTTAATGACAAATTCAAGTTCTCAGAAAAGCTTCAGAAACTGGGCGTTAATTTAAATGTAAACGCTTCCACTTTCAAAATCAACATCGGATTCAAATGCCTGAAAAAAGATTTGGATCAGGTAATTGCTTTATTGGCTGAAGAATTGAAAAATCCATTATTTGATGCTAAAGAATTCGAAAATTTAAAACAGCAATTTATAGGAAACACGCAGCAGAGCCTGAACGATCCTGGCGAAAGAGGCGATATCGCTTTGTCTCAGGCGATTTATCCGAAAACAAATCCAAATTACAGCTTAAGCGTTGAAGACAATATCGAAAACATCAAAAAAGCGACTTTGGAAGAAGTGAAGGCTTTCCATAAAAAATATTTCGGAACGGCTTCTATGCGTCTGGTAATTGTGGGAGATACGGACGGTGCCAATTTAAATGCTTCCCTAAAAAAATCATTCAAAAACTGGAATGGCGGCGTTACGGAAAAACTGAAATTTGAGGAAGCTTCAAAATCAGATTCAAAAACGGAAGTGGTTACAATTCCAGAAAAGCCAAGCGCAGAATTATATATTGGACAATTTACAGGTTTAAAAAGAGCCGATGCCGATTATATTCCGTTCTACATCGGAAATTATACTTTAGGCGCTGGATTTGCAGGCCGTTTAATGCAGACTGTTCGTGATAATGACGGACTTACTTATAACATTTCTTCCGGTTTGGGAGGAAATATTGAAACTGGAGGCTATTGGTTTGTAAATGCTTCATTTAATCCAAATCTTTTCCAGAAAGGGCTTGATGCAACTATGGTTCAAGTTGACAAATGGGTAAAAGAAGGAATTACGGCATCGGAATTGGAAAACAAGAAAACCAATCTTATCGGAAGCTTTAAAGTCGGAATGTCAACCACAAACGGAATGGCGAGAACGATTCTGAATTTTATCGAAAGAGGATTGGAACCAAATTACATTGAACAATATCCGAATGATATCCAAAAAGCAACTTTGCAGCAGGTAAACGATGCCATTAAAAAATATGTGAAACTGGATAAAATGATTATCATCAAATCGGGTTCTTTAGACAAAGACGGGAATCCTTTGAAATAA
- the katG gene encoding catalase/peroxidase HPI: protein MENQSNDISKCPFHNGGIDNQAASGTKNNDWWPKQLKVNILRQNSTLSNPLSKDFDYAEAFKSLDLEAVKKDLHDLMTDSQDWWPADFGHYGGLFIRMAWHSAGTYRVHDGRGGAGAGQQRFAPLNSWPDNVSLDKARRLLWPIKQKYGQKISWADLMILTGNVALESMGFKTFGFAGGRADVWEPDESVYWGSETTWLGGDERYANGSEGVPKDHGVVSSDDDADGKVHNRNLEKPLAAVQMGLIYVNPEGPDGNPDPILAAKDIRDTFGRMAMNDEETVALIAGGHTFGKTHGAAPSDHVDKEPEAADLELQGFGWKNSYGSGKGADAITSGLEVTWTKTPTQWSNNFFENLFAFEWELSKSPAGANQWVAKNADAIIPDAFDSTKKHLPTMLTTDLSLRLDPEYEKISRRFLENPDQFADAFARAWFKLTHRDMGPRERYLGPDVPQEELLWQDPIPTVNHKLIDENDINQLKEKIVNSGLTISQLVATAWASASTFRGSDKRGGANGGRIRLAPQKDWEVNNPSKLAQVLSKLENIQSEYNASQNDGKKVSLADLIVLAGTAGVEKAAKDAGYSVKVPFTPGRMDASSEQTDIESFGYLEPKADGFRNYRKTKSSIATEALLIDKANLLTLTAPEMTVLLGGLRVLDINADGSKNGVFTDRPGKLTNDFFINLLDMNTQWQAVSNDKELYAGNNRTTGQPKWIATRADLVFGSNSELRAIAEVYASTDAHEKFVNDFIKVWNKVMNLDRFNL, encoded by the coding sequence ATGGAGAACCAATCAAACGACATCAGCAAGTGCCCTTTTCATAATGGTGGCATTGATAATCAAGCGGCATCAGGTACTAAAAACAACGACTGGTGGCCGAAACAGCTAAAAGTGAATATCTTGAGACAGAATTCAACATTATCTAATCCTTTAAGCAAAGATTTTGATTATGCGGAAGCTTTTAAAAGTCTTGATCTTGAAGCAGTAAAAAAAGATCTTCATGATCTTATGACTGATTCGCAAGACTGGTGGCCAGCCGATTTTGGTCACTATGGCGGTCTATTTATCCGAATGGCATGGCATAGTGCTGGAACTTATCGTGTACATGATGGTCGTGGTGGAGCAGGAGCAGGACAACAAAGGTTTGCACCTTTAAACAGTTGGCCAGATAATGTCAGTCTTGATAAAGCAAGAAGACTTCTTTGGCCCATAAAACAAAAATATGGACAAAAAATTTCTTGGGCAGATTTAATGATATTAACGGGTAACGTTGCTCTAGAATCAATGGGTTTTAAAACATTTGGATTTGCTGGAGGTAGAGCAGATGTTTGGGAACCAGACGAATCGGTTTATTGGGGTTCTGAAACTACATGGTTAGGCGGTGACGAACGTTACGCGAATGGTTCTGAAGGTGTGCCTAAAGATCATGGAGTTGTTTCATCCGATGATGATGCCGATGGAAAAGTTCATAATAGAAATCTAGAAAAACCACTTGCAGCTGTTCAAATGGGATTAATATATGTAAATCCTGAAGGTCCAGACGGAAATCCTGATCCTATTTTAGCTGCAAAAGATATTAGAGATACATTCGGACGAATGGCTATGAATGATGAAGAAACAGTTGCATTGATTGCAGGCGGACATACTTTTGGTAAAACGCATGGTGCCGCTCCTTCAGACCATGTAGATAAAGAGCCTGAAGCCGCTGATTTAGAATTACAGGGATTTGGATGGAAAAATAGTTATGGTTCTGGAAAAGGCGCTGATGCAATTACAAGCGGACTTGAAGTTACTTGGACGAAAACGCCAACTCAATGGAGTAATAATTTTTTCGAAAACTTATTTGCATTTGAATGGGAGCTTTCTAAAAGTCCTGCGGGCGCAAATCAATGGGTTGCAAAAAATGCAGATGCTATTATTCCAGACGCTTTTGATAGCACAAAAAAACATCTTCCAACTATGCTTACTACAGATTTATCGTTAAGATTAGATCCTGAGTATGAAAAAATATCACGCCGCTTTCTAGAAAATCCAGATCAGTTTGCAGATGCTTTTGCGCGTGCATGGTTTAAATTAACGCATCGTGATATGGGACCTCGTGAGCGCTATTTAGGGCCAGATGTTCCGCAAGAAGAATTATTATGGCAAGATCCTATTCCAACAGTAAATCACAAATTAATAGATGAAAATGATATTAACCAACTGAAAGAGAAAATAGTAAATTCAGGTTTAACTATATCTCAATTAGTTGCTACGGCTTGGGCATCAGCTTCGACTTTTAGAGGTTCGGATAAACGTGGAGGTGCCAATGGCGGACGAATCAGACTTGCGCCACAAAAAGATTGGGAGGTAAATAATCCTTCTAAACTTGCTCAGGTTTTAAGTAAATTGGAAAATATTCAATCTGAATATAATGCTTCACAAAACGATGGAAAAAAAGTTTCATTGGCAGATTTAATAGTTCTGGCAGGTACAGCTGGAGTTGAAAAAGCGGCTAAAGATGCAGGATATTCTGTTAAAGTACCTTTTACACCAGGTAGAATGGATGCTTCTTCAGAACAAACAGATATTGAATCATTTGGATATTTAGAACCTAAAGCTGATGGTTTTAGAAATTACAGAAAAACAAAATCTTCTATAGCAACAGAAGCACTTCTTATAGACAAAGCTAATTTATTGACTTTAACGGCTCCCGAAATGACTGTGCTTTTAGGTGGTCTTCGAGTATTAGACATTAATGCCGATGGTTCAAAAAATGGCGTTTTTACAGATCGACCAGGAAAGCTAACGAATGATTTTTTTATAAATCTGCTAGACATGAATACACAATGGCAAGCAGTTTCAAATGATAAAGAACTATATGCTGGAAACAACAGGACAACAGGACAGCCTAAATGGATTGCAACTCGTGCAGATCTTGTTTTTGGATCTAATTCAGAATTAAGAGCCATTGCAGAAGTATATGCAAGTACTGATGCACATGAAAAATTTGTCAACGACTTTATTAAAGTATGGAATAAAGTCATGAATCTAGATAGATTTAACTTATAA
- a CDS encoding TlpA disulfide reductase family protein: MKNLNIIKTALVCLLFQGFANDCEAQGKFKIDGTVTGLTDGKIYFMHGKKTDSIQVNKGKFQITGELQDPVEYVAFANTSDQRKMTEKAYVSLFAEPSPMTLQLNYADLSKSKLKGSKAQDDVYKYNAITDKIRLKYKKELDQFDAIRKKYDDARVAKKSEEVLEAIKYEDNDARGRLEPMYKEYENASFQFMKDNPKSYYSLFLLRMNTRNLKYDEAKAYYDSFNPLYKKGEMAKSLEADIENMKKGVPGAAAGPFNTVDINGNPIKLDDFKGKYLLVDFWASWCVPCRKGNPHLLKLYGEYKPKGLEILGVSDDDRAHDKWRKAVEKDGIGVWKHVLRGYELKEGTYEKINPEKDISEGYNIHVLPTKILVDPNGIIVARYDGGEDDDARMDEDLKRIFANK; this comes from the coding sequence ATGAAAAACTTAAATATAATTAAGACAGCGCTTGTATGTCTGCTGTTTCAAGGCTTTGCAAATGACTGTGAAGCGCAAGGAAAATTTAAAATTGACGGAACTGTAACGGGATTAACTGATGGTAAAATTTACTTTATGCACGGAAAAAAAACGGACAGTATTCAAGTAAATAAAGGAAAATTTCAGATTACTGGAGAATTACAAGATCCTGTTGAATACGTTGCATTCGCCAATACTTCTGATCAAAGAAAAATGACTGAGAAAGCTTATGTATCTCTTTTTGCAGAACCGTCTCCAATGACGTTGCAATTAAATTATGCAGATTTATCAAAATCAAAACTTAAAGGTTCAAAAGCTCAGGACGATGTCTATAAATACAATGCAATCACCGACAAGATTAGATTGAAATATAAAAAGGAATTAGATCAGTTTGATGCCATTAGAAAAAAATACGATGACGCAAGAGTTGCTAAAAAAAGTGAAGAAGTTCTTGAAGCCATTAAGTATGAAGACAATGATGCAAGAGGACGTTTAGAACCAATGTACAAAGAATACGAAAATGCCTCTTTTCAGTTTATGAAGGACAATCCAAAATCATATTATAGCTTGTTTTTGTTACGAATGAATACTAGAAATCTTAAATACGATGAAGCGAAAGCGTATTATGATAGCTTTAATCCATTATACAAAAAAGGAGAAATGGCTAAAAGTCTGGAAGCCGATATAGAAAACATGAAAAAAGGCGTTCCTGGCGCAGCGGCTGGACCTTTCAACACAGTTGATATTAATGGAAATCCGATAAAACTAGATGATTTTAAAGGAAAATATTTATTGGTTGATTTCTGGGCTTCGTGGTGCGTGCCTTGCCGAAAAGGAAATCCGCATTTATTAAAATTGTATGGTGAATACAAACCAAAAGGATTGGAAATTTTAGGCGTTTCTGACGATGATAGAGCGCATGATAAATGGAGAAAAGCGGTAGAAAAAGACGGAATTGGAGTTTGGAAACATGTTCTTAGAGGTTATGAGCTTAAAGAAGGAACTTATGAAAAAATAAATCCTGAAAAAGATATTAGCGAAGGCTATAATATTCATGTACTTCCAACCAAAATTTTAGTTGATCCAAACGGAATTATCGTTGCCAGATATGATGGAGGAGAAGATGATGACGCAAGAATGGACGAAGATTTAAAAAGAATTTTTGCTAATAAATAA
- a CDS encoding protein-disulfide reductase DsbD family protein, giving the protein MKKVIYLLFFLTLTFSYGQKTDSVLWKTAVEKISDKEYILSAEAEILPDWHLYSQNVSGKSTIATTFMFDDSEGNFSLLGNTTEDEGIIIEDSVLKSKTKVFEKKVTFKQKIKVSKETNSVKAFVEFAIGNKTSVSELQSVELVFDLTKTISPKKENAISEPIKNESDSDKGLLAIFIVSFLSGFAALLTPCVFPMIPMTVSFFTKQSKTKAAGIRNAIIYGISIIIIYVLLGSLVTAIFGADSLNALSTNVWFNLIFFILLVVFAISFLGAFEIVLPNKLANKVDSQADRGGLIGIFFMALALAVVSFSCTGPIVGTLLVQAASKGGIAPIAGMLGFSTAIALPFSLFAAFPGWLNALPKSGGWLNTVKVVLGFLELALAFKFLSNADLVLQLHWLEREVFLAIWIAVFGALAFYLFGKITLPHDSPLNHISVGRLGFGLLVLTFTIYLIPGLWGAPLKLISGFPPPMHYSESPDGIGTSMSSAITAESAIPNGAESGPHNIITFHDYEAGMAYAKKENKPVMLDFTGYACVNCRKMEEKVWPDENVLKHLKNDVIVISLYVDDKREIPENEQTVSEITGEKLKYTGQKWSEFQILKYKTNAQPYYVMIDHEGKALNTPTAYNPDIDFYKNWLEQGISNFKLL; this is encoded by the coding sequence ATGAAAAAAGTAATTTATTTACTGTTCTTTTTAACCTTGACTTTTAGTTACGGACAAAAAACGGATTCGGTGCTCTGGAAAACTGCGGTAGAAAAAATATCAGATAAAGAATATATTTTGTCGGCAGAAGCAGAAATTCTTCCAGATTGGCATTTATATTCTCAAAATGTTTCGGGAAAAAGCACAATCGCAACTACTTTTATGTTTGATGACAGTGAAGGTAATTTTAGCCTTTTAGGAAACACAACTGAAGATGAGGGTATAATAATAGAAGATTCTGTTTTAAAATCTAAAACAAAAGTCTTTGAAAAGAAAGTCACATTTAAACAGAAAATCAAGGTTTCAAAAGAAACAAATTCGGTTAAAGCTTTCGTTGAGTTTGCAATAGGAAATAAAACATCAGTTTCTGAACTTCAAAGTGTTGAATTGGTTTTTGATTTAACCAAAACTATTTCGCCAAAGAAAGAAAATGCAATTTCAGAACCCATAAAAAACGAATCAGATTCAGATAAAGGACTTCTGGCAATTTTCATTGTTTCATTCTTATCAGGCTTTGCTGCATTGTTAACACCTTGCGTTTTTCCAATGATCCCGATGACGGTTAGCTTTTTTACAAAACAGAGTAAAACAAAAGCAGCAGGAATCCGAAATGCTATAATTTACGGAATTTCAATTATAATTATTTACGTTTTATTAGGTTCGCTTGTAACCGCAATTTTTGGTGCAGATTCGCTCAATGCACTTTCTACAAATGTTTGGTTTAATCTAATATTCTTTATTTTATTAGTAGTTTTTGCCATATCATTTCTTGGTGCTTTTGAAATCGTGCTTCCAAATAAACTGGCAAATAAAGTAGATTCTCAAGCAGACAGAGGCGGATTAATAGGCATCTTTTTTATGGCTTTGGCTTTGGCAGTTGTTTCCTTTTCATGTACAGGACCAATTGTGGGGACATTATTAGTTCAAGCGGCTTCAAAAGGCGGAATCGCTCCAATTGCAGGAATGCTTGGTTTTTCAACCGCTATAGCACTTCCGTTTTCATTATTTGCTGCTTTTCCGGGTTGGTTAAATGCATTGCCAAAGTCTGGAGGCTGGCTTAATACAGTAAAAGTAGTTCTTGGATTTTTGGAACTCGCACTGGCATTCAAATTTTTATCCAATGCAGATTTGGTTTTACAGCTTCATTGGTTAGAAAGAGAAGTTTTTCTAGCTATTTGGATTGCAGTTTTCGGAGCACTTGCTTTTTATTTATTTGGAAAAATTACACTTCCTCATGATTCTCCGCTGAACCACATTTCAGTAGGCAGACTTGGGTTTGGACTTTTGGTTTTAACTTTTACAATCTATTTAATTCCTGGACTTTGGGGCGCACCTTTAAAATTAATTAGTGGATTTCCTCCTCCAATGCATTACAGCGAATCTCCAGATGGAATTGGAACTTCGATGAGTTCAGCCATAACTGCAGAATCAGCTATTCCAAATGGTGCAGAATCAGGACCGCATAATATAATCACGTTTCATGATTATGAAGCAGGAATGGCTTACGCTAAAAAAGAAAATAAACCCGTAATGCTCGATTTTACAGGATATGCTTGCGTAAACTGTAGAAAAATGGAAGAAAAAGTTTGGCCTGATGAGAATGTTTTAAAACATTTGAAAAATGATGTGATTGTAATTTCTCTGTATGTTGATGATAAAAGAGAAATACCTGAAAATGAACAAACGGTTTCAGAAATCACGGGAGAAAAATTAAAATATACAGGACAGAAATGGAGTGAATTTCAGATTCTGAAATATAAAACCAACGCACAACCTTATTATGTAATGATTGATCATGAAGGAAAAGCTCTGAATACTCCAACGGCATATAATCCTGATATTGATTTTTACAAGAATTGGCTAGAGCAAGGAATAAGCAATTTCAAATTGTTATAA
- a CDS encoding protein-disulfide reductase DsbD domain-containing protein has translation MKKIIAILLLLLTVGVKAQVYNPVKWTTSVVKISESEYELIAKAAIEKGWHLYSQTVPEEGPLPTKFSFEGKGEYLKKGNTKEEEGHVVNDPIYGMKIKYFENKTIFKQRIKLKDKSPKQIKASVEFMACDDTKCLPPKEAELLFKMK, from the coding sequence ATGAAAAAAATAATAGCAATCCTTTTATTGTTGTTGACTGTGGGGGTTAAAGCTCAAGTATACAATCCAGTAAAATGGACTACAAGTGTCGTAAAAATCTCAGAATCAGAATATGAACTTATTGCAAAAGCGGCAATAGAAAAAGGCTGGCATTTATATTCGCAAACCGTTCCAGAAGAAGGACCTCTTCCAACTAAATTTTCTTTTGAGGGAAAAGGAGAATATTTGAAAAAAGGAAATACCAAAGAAGAAGAAGGACATGTTGTAAATGATCCGATTTACGGAATGAAAATCAAATATTTTGAAAATAAAACCATTTTTAAACAGCGCATTAAATTAAAAGATAAATCGCCCAAACAGATTAAGGCTTCTGTTGAATTTATGGCTTGTGATGATACAAAATGTCTTCCGCCAAAAGAAGCTGAATTGTTGTTTAAAATGAAATAA